The following are from one region of the Paenibacillus protaetiae genome:
- a CDS encoding AI-2E family transporter, with product MDSLRSFFAQPVIRRVIFVLLVVLLLYSMRQLLNLLLLLFVVTFVMNRLQGILTKSIRKVIPISPVIVSIILYVLLIFGLVYGLANYVPKLINQVVDIVNNVTRFLSSSQNDKVAQTVADALDKVDYKTYLDSAITYAKTVGSWLEIILMVILLSFFFLLERRKVVQFAEKFNDSSIGWLYREFRYFGGKFVSSFGKVIEVQLLIAFFNTVLTIAGLWILGFPYLFALSIMVFLLSLIPVAGVVVSFVPIGIIGYEIGDFTTVIWVIVLVLAIHALETYFLNPRLYSSKTNLPMFFTFLILIISEHYMGIWGLLIGIPIFMFMLDVLKVEQFSESPDASQQ from the coding sequence GTGGATAGTCTCCGATCTTTTTTTGCCCAGCCTGTAATCCGAAGAGTTATTTTTGTGCTGCTCGTTGTCCTGTTGTTATACAGCATGCGCCAATTGCTTAATTTGCTGCTGCTGCTGTTTGTCGTCACGTTTGTGATGAACCGGCTGCAAGGAATATTGACGAAGAGCATCCGGAAAGTGATCCCGATTTCGCCCGTCATCGTCAGCATTATATTATATGTGCTGCTTATATTCGGCCTTGTATACGGTCTGGCCAACTATGTGCCCAAGCTGATTAATCAGGTTGTGGACATCGTTAACAACGTGACGAGGTTTCTAAGCTCCTCGCAAAATGACAAAGTGGCGCAGACGGTGGCCGACGCGCTTGACAAGGTGGATTACAAAACGTATTTGGATAGCGCCATTACGTACGCCAAGACGGTCGGAAGCTGGCTTGAAATTATTTTGATGGTTATACTGCTCAGCTTTTTCTTTTTGCTGGAACGGCGTAAAGTCGTGCAGTTTGCGGAAAAATTTAACGACAGCTCGATTGGCTGGCTGTACAGGGAATTCCGCTACTTCGGCGGCAAATTTGTATCTTCCTTCGGCAAAGTGATCGAAGTGCAGCTGCTTATCGCGTTTTTTAATACGGTGCTTACAATCGCCGGCTTATGGATTCTCGGGTTCCCGTATTTGTTTGCGCTGTCGATTATGGTATTCCTGCTCAGCCTTATTCCGGTAGCCGGAGTGGTCGTATCTTTTGTGCCCATCGGCATTATTGGCTATGAGATCGGCGATTTTACAACCGTTATTTGGGTCATTGTGCTCGTGCTCGCCATTCATGCGCTGGAAACGTATTTCTTGAATCCAAGGCTGTATTCGTCCAAAACGAATTTGCCGATGTTTTTTACGTTCCTTATTCTGATCATTTCCGAGCATTACATGGGAATATGGGGTCTCTTGATCGGTATTCCGATCTTTATGTTTATGCTGGACGTGCTGAAGGTAGAGCAGTTCAGCGAATCGCCCGATGCTTCTCAGCAATAA
- a CDS encoding zf-TFIIB domain-containing protein: MQCPVCENSRMREVEKDGILIDVCPICKGVWLDRGELDKLMSDVHEARDQYNEWQRRDDGRQGQPYGYDIGRGYDPHRSDGHSSDGYHGYGKPYGKHDGKHDGKHGYPRKKKKSVFDVFGDLFD, encoded by the coding sequence ATGCAGTGTCCCGTGTGTGAAAACTCGCGGATGCGGGAGGTAGAAAAGGACGGCATTCTGATTGATGTGTGCCCGATCTGCAAAGGAGTGTGGCTGGACCGCGGCGAACTCGACAAGCTGATGAGCGATGTGCACGAAGCACGCGATCAATACAATGAATGGCAGCGCCGGGATGACGGGCGGCAGGGCCAGCCTTACGGTTACGACATCGGGCGCGGGTATGATCCGCACCGGAGCGACGGCCATTCATCGGATGGTTATCACGGTTACGGCAAACCTTATGGCAAGCACGACGGCAAACATGATGGCAAACATGGCTACCCGAGAAAAAAGAAAAAATCCGTATTTGACGTTTTTGGCGATTTGTTTGATTGA
- a CDS encoding GNAT family N-acetyltransferase — protein MIIRKLRPEERPPMDLLLSADPSLELVEAYIQRGECFTAIIQDRAVGVYVLLPTRPATVELVNVAVQDRMQGKGIGKQLVSHAIETARLSGYHTIEVGTGNSSIGQLALYQKCGFRIVGVDAGYFIRHYPEAIHENGIPCLDMIRLSQDL, from the coding sequence ATGATCATCCGAAAATTAAGGCCGGAGGAACGTCCGCCGATGGACTTGCTGCTGTCGGCTGACCCTTCCTTGGAACTCGTAGAAGCTTATATCCAGCGGGGAGAATGTTTTACAGCCATCATCCAAGACCGGGCCGTCGGGGTTTACGTGCTTCTGCCGACGCGTCCTGCTACGGTTGAACTGGTTAATGTTGCGGTACAGGACAGGATGCAAGGCAAAGGCATCGGGAAACAGCTCGTGTCGCATGCCATCGAAACTGCCAGGCTGAGCGGTTATCATACGATAGAAGTAGGCACGGGCAATTCAAGCATCGGACAGCTGGCGCTTTACCAAAAATGCGGCTTTCGGATCGTAGGGGTAGATGCCGGATATTTTATAAGGCATTATCCGGAGGCGATCCACGAGAACGGCATCCCTTGCCTCGATATGATTCGTTTATCCCAAGATTTGTAG
- a CDS encoding YnfA family protein: MALLLFVLAGLAEIGGGYLIWLWLRESYPVGYGIAGAVILILYGIIPTLQSFPSFGRVYAAYGGVFIVLAVLWGWLVDRKTPDLYDWIGAAVCIIGVAIIIGAPRH, translated from the coding sequence ATGGCATTATTATTATTTGTATTAGCCGGCCTGGCTGAAATTGGCGGCGGTTATTTGATCTGGCTGTGGCTTCGCGAGTCGTATCCGGTTGGCTACGGCATTGCAGGCGCGGTCATCCTTATTTTGTACGGCATTATCCCTACGCTGCAGTCCTTTCCCAGCTTCGGCCGGGTGTACGCCGCATATGGCGGTGTATTCATTGTCCTTGCCGTGTTATGGGGCTGGCTTGTCGACCGCAAGACGCCCGATCTGTACGACTGGATCGGCGCAGCGGTGTGCATCATCGGCGTTGCCATTATAATCGGCGCTCCGCGCCATTAA
- a CDS encoding serine hydrolase, whose protein sequence is MNLLSHLPKLSTWTKAFTASLVAAAALSTSAFAASPETTGAGKPVELNASSAAAFLDQFFTQDEVKPLYVGASVVIVKDGQVLAEKGYGVADQTSGKPVDPASTEFRVASVSKTFTAVAVMQLVEQGKIKLDDNYLTYLPGYKQDNPFDQPVTIEDLLTHTSGFEVRDIQADDMGPNYVGKRLEMDAYAQSHMPPVVREPGTSYMYDNFAYLLLGLIVQKVSGEPFETYMTKHVFQPLGMANSSFLLDGHIKDNLATGYTAAGQALPVYDFNPTVLPQGGMLSTAEDIGKFMIAFLNGGASGSSRILADQTVQSMEQYRSSIHPLLPNTTYGFEAPFQIPGAGASSKIITKAGDMTDFSSYLFLIPEQHVGVFLTYNKQGALRNLFYPQFISAFYPQYAAQADFPAYKPQSADELDRFAGYYADIRAKVLVSAVNEGQGELTISDSYLGPRTLHQVDDNLFIDDLTKQFTAFQLDKDGKANYMKEPYLNPLGYEKKGDDPAGFADVGEDHPYAPYIYMLQSLGHYPNDGTQLFHPEAGVTRGDFVQHVLATSGVTAAEQPQYSFTDIKGLPSAPYIQLAFAIGMVKGDGQGKFHPEQVITRQEAAVMLQRVFALQYPSIIFNDVKLSGTTDAWAVSAVQMMVALGIYGPEIQPAADGSVDFHSKAALSNEEEAAIMYTLILQPTDQLIANLQNSGKSEAAAPNAASDAA, encoded by the coding sequence TTGAATTTGTTATCGCATTTACCTAAGCTGTCCACCTGGACCAAGGCGTTTACCGCATCGCTTGTCGCTGCCGCCGCCTTGTCCACATCGGCTTTTGCCGCCTCGCCGGAAACGACGGGCGCCGGCAAACCGGTGGAATTAAACGCAAGCAGCGCAGCCGCATTTCTGGATCAATTTTTCACCCAAGATGAAGTGAAGCCGCTGTATGTCGGCGCATCCGTAGTTATTGTCAAAGACGGGCAGGTGCTGGCCGAGAAAGGATACGGCGTCGCCGACCAGACAAGCGGCAAGCCGGTTGATCCGGCTTCCACCGAGTTCCGGGTAGCCTCTGTGTCGAAGACGTTTACGGCTGTAGCCGTGATGCAGCTCGTTGAGCAGGGGAAGATCAAGCTGGACGATAACTATTTAACGTATTTGCCCGGCTATAAGCAGGACAACCCTTTTGATCAGCCGGTTACAATCGAAGATTTGCTGACGCATACGTCGGGTTTCGAGGTGCGTGACATTCAAGCGGATGATATGGGCCCGAATTATGTGGGCAAGCGGCTGGAGATGGACGCTTATGCACAAAGCCATATGCCGCCGGTCGTACGGGAACCCGGCACTTCGTATATGTATGACAACTTTGCATATTTGCTGCTTGGCCTGATCGTGCAAAAGGTGAGCGGCGAGCCGTTTGAAACGTATATGACAAAGCATGTGTTCCAGCCGCTTGGAATGGCTAACAGCAGCTTCCTACTGGATGGCCATATTAAGGACAACCTGGCTACAGGATATACGGCGGCCGGCCAGGCGCTTCCGGTTTATGACTTTAATCCGACGGTATTGCCACAAGGCGGCATGCTGTCGACAGCCGAAGATATCGGCAAGTTTATGATCGCATTCCTGAACGGGGGCGCATCCGGTTCAAGCCGCATTCTCGCGGACCAAACGGTCCAATCGATGGAGCAATACCGGTCTTCGATCCATCCGCTCCTGCCGAATACGACTTACGGCTTTGAAGCGCCGTTCCAAATTCCAGGCGCGGGAGCAAGCTCCAAAATTATTACAAAGGCCGGCGATATGACAGACTTCAGCTCTTATTTATTCCTGATTCCGGAACAGCATGTCGGCGTCTTCCTGACGTATAACAAGCAGGGCGCATTGCGCAATTTGTTTTATCCGCAGTTTATTTCGGCATTTTACCCGCAGTATGCAGCCCAAGCCGACTTTCCGGCTTATAAGCCGCAAAGCGCTGATGAATTGGACCGTTTTGCCGGCTATTACGCTGACATCCGCGCAAAGGTACTCGTATCTGCGGTTAATGAGGGGCAAGGCGAACTGACGATAAGCGACTCTTATCTGGGGCCGCGCACGCTGCATCAGGTGGACGACAACTTGTTTATTGATGATTTAACGAAGCAGTTTACGGCGTTCCAGCTGGATAAGGACGGGAAGGCGAATTACATGAAGGAGCCTTACTTGAATCCGCTTGGTTATGAGAAAAAAGGCGATGACCCGGCCGGTTTTGCTGATGTCGGGGAAGACCATCCGTATGCTCCTTATATTTACATGCTGCAATCGTTGGGCCATTATCCAAACGATGGTACGCAGCTGTTCCATCCGGAAGCGGGCGTGACACGCGGCGATTTCGTGCAGCATGTGCTGGCGACATCGGGCGTAACCGCCGCCGAGCAGCCGCAATATTCCTTTACCGATATTAAAGGGCTTCCGTCCGCTCCATATATCCAGCTTGCTTTTGCAATAGGAATGGTAAAAGGCGACGGCCAAGGCAAGTTCCATCCGGAACAAGTCATTACAAGACAGGAAGCGGCCGTTATGCTGCAGCGCGTATTTGCTCTTCAATACCCGTCCATTATCTTCAATGACGTTAAATTATCCGGTACAACGGACGCCTGGGCGGTTTCCGCTGTACAGATGATGGTAGCGCTTGGCATTTACGGGCCGGAAATTCAGCCGGCTGCCGACGGCTCAGTTGATTTCCATTCCAAAGCAGCACTCAGCAACGAAGAAGAAGCAGCCATTATGTATACGCTTATTTTGCAGCCAACCGATCAGTTGATTGCGAATTTGCAAAATAGCGGAAAGTCTGAAGCCGCCGCTCCGAATGCGGCTTCGGACGCTGCTTAA
- a CDS encoding MATE family efflux transporter encodes MQVQGIQALVRNKSTSVLKQYFNGKTMDYRQIFAIIIPVFVDSAFIVIMSLLNTAMISSSGVAAVSAVSMVDSINMFIVNVFIAVATGGTVIVAQYKGSGNMEMVSKAASQAISAVTAVSIVISAIVIGFHGSTLQLLFGNAEADVLHNAMIFLIGSCISYPFFAIYQAVTGVLRGVAETKACLVLSLILNVSYFLLNIILIKLFDMGVLGLSVSLIAARILGMAVAVVYLLKYNHSIRIQLKDMLQLQVSLLKKIMFIGLPFAAEQMFFNGGKLLTQTFIVQLGTLAITVNAISGSLSMLFQIGGNAISVAIVTVVGQCIGRKDIEDARKFTKSLLWLSTWFFVAITVVLLLLFPLLVRMYAPPDQIVHSIFSLIVMISIAQPFLWSLSFIMPSALRAAGDSKFTSITSLLTMWLFRIILGYVLGITLGYGIWGVWLAMVLEWGVRGAVFAWRFKGDKWYRHKLI; translated from the coding sequence ATGCAGGTGCAAGGCATACAAGCATTGGTCCGCAACAAAAGCACTTCCGTCCTGAAGCAGTATTTTAACGGAAAAACGATGGACTACAGGCAAATATTTGCGATTATTATTCCGGTTTTTGTTGATTCCGCTTTCATTGTGATCATGTCTTTGCTGAATACGGCGATGATCAGTTCTTCCGGCGTAGCGGCGGTCAGCGCCGTCAGTATGGTCGACTCGATCAATATGTTTATCGTCAATGTGTTTATTGCCGTCGCAACCGGCGGAACCGTCATTGTCGCCCAATATAAAGGAAGCGGCAACATGGAGATGGTGTCCAAGGCGGCTTCCCAGGCCATATCGGCCGTCACTGCCGTATCAATCGTAATTAGTGCAATCGTAATCGGGTTTCACGGCTCCACCCTGCAGCTGCTGTTCGGCAATGCAGAAGCCGATGTGCTGCACAATGCGATGATTTTTTTGATCGGCAGCTGCATATCGTACCCTTTTTTCGCCATTTACCAGGCGGTAACCGGCGTGCTGCGCGGCGTGGCTGAAACGAAGGCGTGCCTGGTGCTTTCGCTTATTTTAAACGTGTCTTATTTTCTATTGAATATTATATTGATCAAGCTGTTTGATATGGGCGTGCTGGGCTTGTCCGTTTCGCTTATTGCAGCACGCATATTGGGGATGGCCGTTGCCGTCGTTTATTTGCTGAAATATAACCATTCCATCCGGATACAACTTAAAGATATGCTTCAGCTGCAAGTTTCGTTATTGAAAAAAATTATGTTTATCGGCCTTCCGTTTGCAGCCGAGCAAATGTTTTTTAACGGGGGCAAGCTGCTGACGCAAACGTTTATCGTCCAGCTTGGAACGCTCGCCATTACGGTCAATGCGATCAGCGGCTCGCTGTCGATGCTGTTTCAAATCGGCGGCAATGCGATCAGCGTTGCGATCGTCACCGTCGTCGGACAATGTATCGGGCGAAAAGATATCGAGGACGCGCGCAAATTTACGAAGTCGCTTCTATGGCTGTCTACCTGGTTTTTTGTCGCAATCACCGTTGTGCTTCTGCTGCTGTTCCCGCTGCTAGTCCGTATGTACGCGCCGCCGGATCAGATCGTCCACTCCATTTTTTCGCTTATCGTAATGATATCTATTGCGCAGCCGTTCCTATGGTCATTAAGCTTTATCATGCCTTCCGCTTTGCGTGCGGCCGGTGATTCCAAGTTCACCTCCATTACTTCGCTGCTAACGATGTGGCTGTTCCGCATTATATTGGGTTATGTGCTGGGCATTACGCTAGGTTACGGCATTTGGGGCGTATGGCTGGCGATGGTGCTGGAATGGGGCGTGCGCGGCGCAGTGTTTGCTTGGCGGTTCAAAGGCGACAAATGGTATCGCCACAAGCTGATCTAA
- a CDS encoding carbohydrate ABC transporter permease, which yields MMSGTAGQLKGGSVKTRSGAAGKIGYVVLYIILIAVAVFQLFPLVWLLFFSLKNNQEVFNLPPLSLPTHPHWENYKKVWSAGNIDVYFLNSVWITIVATVLTVVLGSLVTYAITRMKWKGSNLVLGLFMVAMMIPVHSTLIPLFSMFNKIHLIDHPLSLILSYVAFNMPITIMILLGFYYALPKEVEEAAVLDGCSVNQMFFRIVLPMTSSVLATTGIINMIYNWNEFIFVNTFISSDKFKTLTVGVQNFIGQYTTDWGAIGATLMISILPILIAFLFLSDRIVEGIAAGSVKG from the coding sequence ATGATGTCCGGAACTGCAGGACAGCTTAAGGGCGGATCTGTTAAAACCAGATCAGGAGCGGCCGGCAAAATCGGCTATGTCGTACTGTATATCATCTTGATCGCCGTTGCGGTGTTTCAACTATTCCCGCTTGTATGGCTGCTGTTTTTCTCGCTGAAAAACAATCAGGAAGTGTTTAACCTTCCGCCGCTGTCGCTTCCAACTCACCCGCACTGGGAGAACTATAAGAAAGTATGGAGCGCCGGCAATATTGATGTTTATTTCTTGAACAGTGTCTGGATCACGATCGTGGCAACGGTGCTGACGGTTGTGCTTGGCAGCTTGGTGACGTATGCCATCACCCGCATGAAATGGAAAGGCAGCAATCTGGTGCTTGGCCTGTTCATGGTAGCGATGATGATTCCGGTTCATTCGACGCTGATTCCGCTGTTCAGCATGTTTAATAAAATTCATCTGATCGATCATCCGTTGTCGCTGATCCTGTCGTACGTGGCGTTTAATATGCCGATTACGATCATGATTTTGCTCGGCTTCTATTACGCCCTTCCGAAGGAAGTGGAAGAAGCGGCGGTACTGGACGGCTGCTCGGTCAACCAAATGTTTTTCCGGATCGTATTGCCGATGACAAGCTCCGTTCTGGCTACGACGGGTATTATTAACATGATTTATAACTGGAACGAATTTATTTTCGTCAACACATTTATCAGCTCCGATAAATTCAAAACGCTGACAGTCGGCGTGCAAAACTTTATCGGCCAGTATACAACGGACTGGGGCGCGATCGGTGCTACGCTTATGATCAGCATCCTGCCGATCCTGATTGCGTTCCTGTTCCTGAGCGACCGTATCGTCGAAGGGATCGCTGCCGGTTCGGTTAAAGGTTAA
- a CDS encoding carbohydrate ABC transporter permease, whose product MDKVMSNKKIIALYVLPSLLLILAIVYIPIVLTGYYGLNEWNGIGSMKFIGFDNYSALIKDHLFWSSAGHSLLLAVFSALSLIVYLVIAMVLSAKLKGANLFRKIYLIPMLLSSVAIAQLWLKILHPTNGILNSILESLGVDNPPAWLAEPNLVLFALFIPILWQYAGFYILIYYAALKNIPTSLEEAAKIDGATSLQIAYKIKLPLAMEVIKVTIVLAVVGSLKYFDLIYVMTDGGPNGSSEVMASYMYHQAFKSYDFGYGSAIGFFLLIICLVATWVIRKLTASKDTIQYS is encoded by the coding sequence TTGGATAAGGTCATGTCAAACAAAAAAATTATCGCGCTTTATGTTTTGCCTTCATTGCTGCTTATTTTGGCGATTGTATACATTCCGATTGTGCTCACCGGCTATTACGGTTTGAATGAATGGAACGGCATCGGCTCCATGAAGTTTATCGGTTTTGACAATTACTCCGCTTTGATTAAGGATCATCTGTTCTGGTCAAGCGCTGGCCACTCGCTTTTGCTGGCAGTGTTCTCAGCTCTTAGCCTTATCGTTTATCTGGTTATTGCAATGGTATTGTCCGCCAAACTGAAAGGCGCAAATCTGTTCCGTAAAATCTATTTGATTCCGATGCTTTTGTCGTCGGTTGCGATCGCGCAGCTGTGGCTCAAAATTTTGCATCCGACAAACGGCATTTTGAACAGCATTCTGGAATCCCTTGGGGTCGACAATCCTCCCGCATGGCTGGCAGAGCCTAATCTTGTATTGTTTGCTCTGTTCATCCCGATTTTATGGCAATATGCGGGCTTCTATATTCTGATTTATTACGCAGCATTGAAAAATATCCCGACTTCCCTGGAGGAAGCGGCTAAAATCGACGGCGCTACATCGCTGCAAATTGCGTATAAAATTAAGCTTCCGCTTGCGATGGAAGTCATTAAAGTGACGATTGTTCTCGCAGTGGTCGGATCGCTGAAATATTTCGATTTGATTTATGTGATGACTGACGGCGGCCCTAACGGCTCCAGTGAGGTTATGGCATCGTACATGTACCACCAGGCCTTCAAGTCGTACGACTTCGGCTACGGCAGTGCGATCGGCTTCTTCCTGCTTATCATTTGCCTTGTGGCAACTTGGGTCATTCGCAAATTAACTGCATCTAAAGATACGATTCAATACTCATAA
- a CDS encoding extracellular solute-binding protein — protein MFKKKWAVVLLTLCLAIVAAACGNNANNSSNNGNQSSDSGSNGSGSGEKVTIKFMHLWPEGVSAGQNKIVNQIINEYQTEHPNVTIKQEVLDNEQYKNKLKVLSASNQLPDVGVTWAAGFLQPYVDGKLFAPLDDLLSGDLNGKFVNGTTEAYAIDGKTYGLPLEFNITPVYYNKAIFEKYNLQVPTTYDEFKNVVKTLSDNGIAPITLGNKDRWTGSLWYMYLADRFAGQETLANAINGSGSFKDPSLIKAATEIQSLVDSNAFVKGFNGLSNEEAKSEFLNGHAAMYMMGTWELPNFTTNEDIPQDFRNNVGFFKFPTVEGGKGDINSWVGGPGVGLFVSENSKVKDEAKKFVDYFVQKWGEQAVTGAGVIPATKVDTSTLQLPQLYLDLFDEMNKATSITLFADVQMEAGAAEKHLNLIQSLFGKAITPEKFSEEHDAALSK, from the coding sequence GTGTTCAAGAAAAAATGGGCAGTCGTGCTTCTTACGTTATGTCTCGCAATTGTGGCTGCTGCATGCGGCAACAATGCAAATAACAGCAGCAACAACGGCAACCAATCCTCGGATAGCGGCTCAAATGGAAGCGGTTCCGGCGAGAAGGTAACGATCAAATTTATGCATTTGTGGCCTGAAGGCGTTTCCGCAGGGCAAAATAAAATCGTTAACCAAATCATTAACGAATATCAAACCGAGCATCCAAATGTAACGATCAAGCAGGAAGTGCTTGATAACGAACAATACAAAAATAAATTGAAAGTGCTTTCTGCTTCCAATCAGCTTCCAGACGTAGGCGTAACTTGGGCGGCAGGTTTTCTGCAGCCATACGTAGACGGCAAACTGTTCGCTCCGCTGGACGACCTGCTGAGCGGCGACCTGAACGGCAAATTCGTAAACGGTACAACGGAAGCGTATGCAATCGACGGCAAAACGTACGGCTTGCCGCTTGAATTCAACATCACGCCGGTTTACTACAACAAAGCTATATTCGAGAAATACAACTTGCAAGTTCCTACCACTTACGATGAATTTAAAAATGTTGTGAAAACCCTTTCGGACAACGGTATTGCGCCAATTACGCTTGGCAACAAAGACCGCTGGACAGGCTCCCTCTGGTACATGTACCTGGCGGACCGTTTTGCAGGCCAAGAAACGCTTGCAAACGCAATCAACGGCAGCGGATCGTTTAAAGATCCAAGCCTCATCAAAGCGGCTACGGAAATTCAATCGCTTGTAGACAGCAACGCATTTGTGAAAGGCTTTAACGGCTTGTCCAACGAAGAAGCCAAATCCGAGTTCCTGAACGGCCATGCGGCAATGTACATGATGGGCACTTGGGAACTGCCGAACTTCACGACTAACGAAGATATTCCGCAAGACTTCCGCAACAACGTTGGTTTCTTCAAATTCCCGACCGTTGAAGGCGGCAAAGGCGACATTAACAGCTGGGTAGGCGGACCGGGCGTAGGCCTGTTCGTTTCCGAGAATTCGAAAGTGAAAGACGAAGCGAAGAAATTCGTTGATTATTTTGTACAAAAATGGGGAGAACAAGCAGTGACCGGCGCAGGTGTTATCCCGGCAACGAAAGTGGATACGTCCACGCTTCAGCTGCCGCAGCTGTACCTTGACCTGTTTGATGAAATGAACAAAGCAACGAGCATTACCTTGTTCGCAGACGTGCAAATGGAAGCTGGCGCGGCTGAGAAACATTTGAACTTGATCCAATCGTTGTTTGGCAAAGCGATTACACCTGAGAAGTTCTCCGAAGAGCACGACGCAGCACTTTCCAAGTGA
- a CDS encoding response regulator transcription factor codes for MKTILIVDDEPRTREGVRKVLEAWSAGQYEIALASNGIEALDWLSQHEASLLITDIRMPEIGGLDLVEKINHMPHPPVVIIISGHPEFDYAQRALQFGVVEYLLKPLDKIKLIRAVELALKREESKNRIERMEKLVDPKLLDSVQEENSYSPQVQEAIQYLNEHLQKPLTMRDTAEHLHMNASYLSVLFKEQTGLTFSEYLTRKRVQRAKELLSGTRLSIGEVAEQVGYQTAKYFVKVFRSMEGVSPGQYRKTIMHSEESIQ; via the coding sequence ATGAAGACGATTCTGATCGTGGATGATGAGCCGAGAACAAGAGAAGGCGTACGGAAAGTGCTGGAGGCCTGGTCAGCCGGACAATATGAGATAGCGCTCGCTTCCAACGGCATTGAAGCATTGGACTGGCTGTCGCAGCATGAAGCGAGCCTGCTGATTACCGACATTCGCATGCCGGAAATAGGAGGGCTGGATCTGGTAGAAAAAATCAATCATATGCCCCATCCTCCGGTCGTAATTATTATATCCGGGCACCCGGAATTCGACTATGCGCAGCGGGCGCTGCAATTTGGCGTTGTTGAATATTTGCTGAAACCGCTGGACAAAATTAAACTGATTCGGGCGGTAGAACTTGCATTGAAAAGGGAAGAAAGCAAAAATCGGATTGAACGGATGGAGAAACTGGTAGACCCGAAGCTGCTGGACTCGGTACAGGAGGAAAACAGCTACAGCCCCCAAGTCCAGGAGGCGATTCAATATTTAAACGAGCATTTGCAAAAGCCGCTGACGATGCGTGATACGGCAGAGCATCTGCATATGAACGCCAGCTACCTCAGCGTTTTGTTCAAGGAGCAGACCGGCCTGACGTTCAGTGAATATTTGACCAGAAAACGGGTGCAGCGCGCGAAGGAACTGCTGTCCGGAACCCGTCTTTCGATCGGGGAAGTTGCGGAGCAAGTAGGCTACCAGACGGCAAAATATTTCGTCAAAGTGTTCCGTTCCATGGAGGGGGTAAGCCCTGGCCAATACCGCAAAACGATTATGCACTCGGAAGAGAGCATCCAATAA